The following proteins are encoded in a genomic region of Pseudomonadota bacterium:
- the aepY gene encoding phosphonopyruvate decarboxylase, which produces MIEADAFLKPARERGFGFYSGVPCSFLTPFINRAISSPDLRYVGAASEGEAVAIAAGAWLAGKRSVMMCQNSGLGNTVNPLTSLAHTFRIPLLLITTWRGEPGLKDEPQHELMGRITERLLADMEIPHRLFPKEEAEIPEALETADRALVASERPFAFLMEKGAVRDDGLNQRKRTLPPPGKRHDHREGIERPTRAVALEAFLGLVSKEAAVITTTGKCGRELFTLADRDQHFYQVGSMGCASGLGLGVALNVARPVVVLDGDGAALMKMGTFATIGAYAPKNLIHVVLDNGTHDSTGGQATVSESVDFAAVALACGYPHAYSADTLAGFERAYREAAKLTGPVLLHLRIRPGSLATLGRPTVKPAAVARRFQAFLKKA; this is translated from the coding sequence ATGATCGAAGCGGACGCCTTCTTGAAACCGGCGCGCGAGCGTGGGTTCGGTTTCTATTCCGGCGTGCCCTGTTCGTTCCTGACGCCCTTCATCAACCGCGCGATCAGCAGCCCCGACCTTCGCTACGTGGGCGCGGCAAGCGAAGGGGAAGCCGTCGCCATCGCGGCGGGCGCGTGGCTTGCCGGGAAGCGCAGCGTCATGATGTGCCAGAACTCGGGCCTCGGAAACACCGTGAACCCGCTTACCTCGCTTGCCCATACCTTTCGCATTCCCCTTCTTCTGATCACGACCTGGCGCGGCGAGCCCGGCCTTAAGGACGAGCCCCAGCACGAACTGATGGGGCGAATCACGGAGCGCCTGCTCGCCGACATGGAAATCCCCCACCGGCTTTTTCCGAAGGAAGAAGCCGAGATTCCGGAGGCCCTCGAGACGGCGGACCGGGCGCTCGTCGCTTCCGAACGCCCCTTTGCGTTCCTCATGGAAAAGGGCGCCGTTCGTGACGACGGCCTCAACCAGCGAAAGCGCACGCTGCCGCCGCCCGGAAAGCGGCATGACCACCGGGAAGGAATCGAGCGGCCGACCCGGGCGGTGGCGCTCGAGGCTTTTCTCGGCCTCGTTTCGAAGGAGGCGGCCGTCATTACAACGACCGGAAAATGCGGCCGCGAACTTTTCACCCTCGCCGACCGCGACCAGCACTTCTACCAGGTGGGCTCGATGGGCTGCGCGAGCGGGCTTGGGCTCGGCGTGGCGCTGAACGTCGCGCGCCCCGTCGTCGTGCTTGACGGCGACGGCGCCGCGCTTATGAAGATGGGCACGTTTGCCACGATCGGGGCCTACGCGCCAAAAAACCTGATCCACGTCGTACTCGACAACGGGACCCACGATTCGACGGGCGGCCAGGCAACGGTTTCGGAGAGCGTGGACTTCGCCGCCGTTGCATTGGCTTGCGGCTATCCCCATGCCTACAGCGCCGACACGCTGGCCGGATTCGAGCGCGCCTACCGGGAAGCGGCCAAGCTTACCGGCCCGGTGCTTCTTCATCTTCGCATTCGCCCCGGTTCGCTTGCCACGCTTGGCCGTCCGACGGTGAAGCCGGCGGCCGTCGCGCGGCGTTTCCAGGCTTTTCTGAAGAAGGCCTAA